The Pochonia chlamydosporia 170 chromosome 1, whole genome shotgun sequence genome window below encodes:
- a CDS encoding aldo-keto reductase family 1 member E1 (similar to Verticillium dahliae VdLs.17 XP_009652906.1) has translation MASGNPSLLAAKLKLANGSLIPQIQLGLYMMSGREAARAVKCGLEIGYRGFDSAQMYHNEREAGNAISTFLSGPDNTANLTREDVFYTSKLSSNSTYYDTIRRSIKKSVEISGLGYIDLFLLHSPYGGREARLTSWKALEDAVDDGEVRMIGVSNFGVGHIEELMASSPRIKPVVNQIEVHPFNTQIAIRETCAKHGIAVQAYAPLARALRMTHPTIVELAGKYRCTAAQLLVKWGLQHGMITLPKSIRKERMMENADVANFEISADDMATMDGLDEKLVTDWDPTDAA, from the exons ATGGCGTCTGGGAATCCGTCTTTGCTGGCGGCGAAGCTCAAG CTTGCAAATGGCTCCCTCATACCCCAAATCCAGCTGGGATTGTACATGATGTCCGGCCGGGAAGCGGCCCGTGCTGTGAAGTGTGGTCTGGAAATTGGCTACCGCGGCTTTGACAGCGCCCAAATGTACCATAATGAGCGGGAGGCGGGCAATGCCATCAGCACGTTTCTGTCTGGCCCGGATAACACGGCTAATCTGACGCGGGAGGATGTGTTTTACACGTCGAAATTGAGTTCCAACAGCACCTACTACGACACTATTAGGCGGTCGATCAAAAAGTCTGTCGAGATTAGTGGCCTAGGGTACATAGATCTGTTTCTGCTGCATAGTCCGTATGGGGGTAGGGAAGCTCGTCTGACGAGCTGGAAGGCTCTTGAGGATGCTGTCGATGACGGTGAAGTGAGGATGATTGGTGTTAGCAACTTTGGCGTTGGGCAT ATTGAGGAATTGATGGCTTCGAGCCCTCGTATAAAACCGGTCGTTAACCAAATCGAGGTTCATCCATTTAATACTCAAATCGCGATTCGCGAAACATGTGCCAAGCATGGCATTGCTGTGCAAGCTTATGCCCCGTTGGCACGAGCTCTTAGGATGACGCATCCGACTATTGTTGAATTAGCCGGGAAATATAGATGTACAGCTGCGCAATTGCTTGTCAA ATGGGGCCTACAGCATGGCATGATCACGTTGCCAAAGAGCATCCGCAAAGAGCGAATGATGGAGAATGCAGACGTGGCCAACTTTGAAATATCAGCGGACGACATGGCTACTatggatggcttggatgagaAGTTGGTTACAGATTG GGATCCCACCGATGCTGCGTAA